The DNA sequence TATTTGGAGAAAGCGCTGGAAGTGCCGATTAAGTACCTATCAGTAGGTCCGGATCGCGTACAGACTATCGTATTATAAAAAACAAGAAATGCCTACGGCAACATTAGCGATTGAAGCAGAAGATTTTCTGGCTAAAGCATTGCTTTGGGCGGATTCTTTTGAGACAGCTTGCCTGCTTCATTCCAATGAATTTGGTGATCCTTATGCCAATATCCAAAGTCTGTTAGCAGTAGGTGTTCATCGGGAAATTGTTGCCGATGGCGACAATACGTTTGAAAAAATAGAGGCTTTTAAAACCAAGCATCCCCAAGAGTGGATGCTTGGTTTTTTTGGTTACGATCTGAAGAACGAAATCGAGGATCTTCACACGGCTCTACCGGATGAACTGGAATTTCCAGATGCATACTTTTTCGTCCCGGAAATAGTATTCCGTTTTCAACATGGAAAAGTGACTATAGATACTCTGGAAGCGGTGAACGCACAAGACATTTATGATCGCATTTGTAGTACCTCCCTACTGTTCGACTCAACTAATTTGGCAAAACCGTTTCGAAAACGGATGAGTAAGGAAGCCTATATGCAATCATTTCAGCAGTTAAAACAGCATATTCAGCGGGGCGACATTTACGAAGTGAATCTTTGTCAGGAGTTTTACCAGGAAAATTGTGCTATTCATCCGCCAAGCATCTACTGGGAATTAAATACGGTATCTCCTACCCCATTTTCTACTTTTTTTAAATTTCGAGAACACTACATCCTTTCCGCCTCGCCCGAACGCTTTATTGCAAAACGGGGTACCACGCTATTGTCTCAGCCTATAAAAGGTACTGCCAAGCGTGGCAATACTGAAAATGAAGATCAGGAGATCATACAGCGGTTAAAATC is a window from the Sphingobacterium sp. lm-10 genome containing:
- a CDS encoding anthranilate synthase component I family protein, with amino-acid sequence MPTATLAIEAEDFLAKALLWADSFETACLLHSNEFGDPYANIQSLLAVGVHREIVADGDNTFEKIEAFKTKHPQEWMLGFFGYDLKNEIEDLHTALPDELEFPDAYFFVPEIVFRFQHGKVTIDTLEAVNAQDIYDRICSTSLLFDSTNLAKPFRKRMSKEAYMQSFQQLKQHIQRGDIYEVNLCQEFYQENCAIHPPSIYWELNTVSPTPFSTFFKFREHYILSASPERFIAKRGTTLLSQPIKGTAKRGNTENEDQEIIQRLKSDPKEIAENVMIVDLVRNDLTRSAKAGSVAAERQPQVHTFRQVHQLISTITCEIDPNVTDLEAIKRIFPAGSMTGAPKLRAMQLCERYEKSKRGVYAGAVGYFAPDGAFDFNVVIRTLLYNSRKQYLSFHTGGAITIDAEAEKEYSECLLKANAILMALHTQLED